One Synechococcus sp. JA-2-3B'a(2-13) genomic window carries:
- the menD gene encoding 2-succinyl-5-enolpyruvyl-6-hydroxy-3-cyclohexene-1-carboxylic-acid synthase, with protein sequence MTGENFVLPRRLDWRNLNTLWGSLLAETLSRLGCRLAVVSPGSRSAPLTYALAQHPNIEAIPVLDERSAAFFALGLAQQTRQPIPLVCTSGSAGAHFFPALIEAAESGWPLLVLTADRPPELRHCRAGQAIDQVKLYGHYPNWQAELALPSADPEALAYLRQTLVHAWERTLYPFPGPVHLNVPFRDPLAPIADGSTAPLLHLQEDPEFEKTFFRGVAPPCTGSSLQAVRSPFQTETVSFWQEWRGCERGVILAGPAQPADPQRYVEAVAHLATALGWPVLAEGLSPLRNYASLNPYLITTYDLILQRDRPQLWPEQVIQLGSLPTSKALRQTLAKVAPRVWRLDPRPDNGDPLHNPTTHLPFAVEEWVAGIPEAPAKRTTFLQGWLTAEAQIRAALDQAMTDLSEWFEGKVAWWLAHHLPPETPLFIANSTPVRDVEWFWPPNDRRIRPYFNRGTNGIDGILSTALGVAHGSHKRPTVLLTGDLAFLHDSSGLRLGQQVRGSLTILLINNQGGGIFELLPIAEVGRQGPDPPFEPYFATPQLVDLALLCQAHGIPHRRVESWQELAQALDPLPAQGVRVLEILTDRKADAQRRRDWFQQWSELPSKP encoded by the coding sequence GTGACCGGTGAAAACTTTGTCCTGCCGAGGCGGCTGGACTGGCGCAACCTCAACACCCTCTGGGGATCCCTATTGGCCGAAACCTTGAGTCGGCTGGGTTGCCGTTTAGCGGTGGTGTCTCCGGGATCCCGCTCAGCCCCCCTGACCTACGCCCTGGCCCAGCACCCCAACATCGAGGCGATCCCGGTGCTGGATGAGCGGTCGGCAGCCTTTTTTGCTCTGGGGTTGGCCCAGCAAACCCGGCAGCCCATCCCCCTGGTGTGTACTTCCGGCAGCGCTGGCGCTCACTTTTTCCCAGCTCTCATCGAGGCGGCAGAAAGTGGCTGGCCGCTTTTGGTTTTGACGGCGGATCGGCCCCCGGAGCTGCGCCACTGCCGCGCCGGCCAAGCGATTGACCAGGTGAAGCTCTACGGCCATTACCCCAACTGGCAGGCGGAGTTGGCCCTGCCCAGCGCGGATCCAGAAGCCCTGGCCTACTTGCGCCAGACCCTGGTTCACGCCTGGGAGCGCACCCTTTACCCCTTCCCCGGCCCTGTGCATTTGAATGTGCCCTTCCGGGATCCCTTGGCTCCCATTGCCGATGGCAGCACTGCGCCGCTGCTCCATCTACAGGAAGATCCGGAGTTCGAGAAGACCTTTTTTCGTGGGGTTGCTCCTCCATGCACCGGCTCTTCCTTGCAGGCGGTGCGGAGCCCTTTTCAGACGGAGACGGTTTCTTTTTGGCAGGAGTGGCGCGGCTGTGAGCGGGGGGTGATCTTGGCGGGGCCGGCTCAACCGGCGGATCCCCAGCGTTATGTGGAGGCAGTGGCCCATTTGGCGACGGCTTTGGGGTGGCCGGTTCTGGCCGAGGGGCTCTCTCCCCTGCGCAACTACGCTTCCCTCAACCCCTATCTCATCACCACCTACGATCTCATCCTGCAGCGGGATCGGCCCCAGCTTTGGCCGGAGCAAGTCATCCAACTGGGATCCCTGCCCACCAGCAAAGCGCTGCGGCAAACCCTGGCCAAGGTTGCTCCCCGCGTTTGGCGGTTGGATCCCCGTCCCGACAATGGGGATCCCCTGCACAACCCCACCACCCACTTGCCTTTCGCCGTAGAGGAGTGGGTCGCCGGGATCCCGGAAGCGCCGGCCAAGCGAACAACTTTTCTGCAGGGCTGGCTGACAGCGGAAGCACAAATCCGTGCTGCCCTAGACCAGGCCATGACTGACCTATCGGAGTGGTTTGAAGGCAAGGTTGCCTGGTGGCTGGCCCACCACTTGCCCCCAGAGACTCCGCTGTTTATTGCCAACAGCACGCCGGTGCGGGATGTGGAGTGGTTTTGGCCCCCCAACGACCGCCGCATCCGTCCCTACTTCAATCGCGGCACCAACGGCATCGATGGCATTCTCTCTACCGCCCTTGGGGTGGCCCACGGCTCTCACAAACGCCCAACGGTGCTGCTGACCGGGGATCTGGCCTTTCTCCACGACAGCAGTGGCCTACGGCTCGGCCAACAGGTGCGGGGATCCCTGACCATTCTCCTCATCAACAACCAGGGGGGTGGGATTTTCGAGCTGCTGCCCATTGCTGAAGTGGGCCGTCAAGGGCCAGATCCGCCCTTTGAGCCCTACTTTGCTACTCCCCAGTTGGTGGATCTTGCCCTCCTCTGCCAAGCCCACGGCATTCCCCACCGGCGGGTGGAAAGCTGGCAGGAGCTGGCCCAAGCTTTGGATCCCTTGCCTGCCCAAGGGGTGCGGGTGTTGGAGATCCTTACGGATCGAAAAGCCGATGCTCAGCGGCGGCGGGACTGGTTTCAACAGTGGTCGGAGCTGCCATCCAAGCCTTGA
- the miaA gene encoding tRNA (adenosine(37)-N6)-dimethylallyltransferase MiaA produces the protein MRITLENGIPAAAASDRTEWPGLIVIAGPTATGKSRQALLLAQRLGSPLLNADSRQVYREFDIGTAKPTPAEQALWPHELIDIVDPCHTYTVAEFQQAAQARIAEAHRQGQTPILVGGTGLYIQSVTAGLGIPAVPPQPQLRRQLETWPPEIRYAWLQQLDPVAAQHIHPHDAVRTLRALEIVYTTGKPASSLRRAHPPHYPILILGLRCPMPRLEQRIARRTAEMMERGWIEEVKTLRERYGPDLPLLQTLGYAEIGAYLEGRIPEAELQPLIVRRTRQFAKRQMTWFRAMLGIQKGHAYGTLSGRGRCVALWLDCEAEDLPEQIWKQVKAWMAAPTTVETSPAAAEHRLFDP, from the coding sequence ATGCGCATTACCCTCGAGAATGGCATTCCCGCTGCAGCAGCTTCTGACCGGACAGAATGGCCGGGATTGATCGTCATTGCCGGCCCCACGGCCACCGGGAAATCTCGACAGGCACTGCTTTTGGCCCAACGGCTGGGATCCCCGTTGTTGAATGCGGACTCTCGCCAGGTCTACCGCGAGTTCGACATCGGCACAGCCAAGCCTACCCCCGCCGAGCAGGCCCTTTGGCCCCACGAGTTGATCGACATTGTTGATCCCTGCCACACCTACACGGTGGCTGAGTTTCAGCAGGCGGCCCAAGCCCGCATCGCCGAGGCCCATCGGCAGGGACAGACTCCCATCTTGGTGGGGGGCACCGGTCTCTACATCCAATCGGTGACTGCTGGCCTAGGGATCCCTGCTGTACCCCCGCAGCCCCAACTGAGAAGACAACTGGAAACTTGGCCCCCTGAGATCCGCTACGCCTGGCTGCAGCAGTTGGATCCCGTTGCCGCCCAGCACATTCATCCCCATGACGCGGTGCGCACGCTGCGGGCTTTGGAGATCGTTTACACCACCGGGAAGCCGGCTTCCAGCCTAAGGCGGGCTCATCCCCCCCATTACCCCATCTTGATCCTGGGGCTGCGCTGCCCAATGCCCCGTTTGGAACAACGCATTGCCCGGCGCACGGCGGAGATGATGGAGCGGGGGTGGATCGAGGAGGTGAAAACCCTGCGGGAGCGCTACGGGCCAGACTTACCCCTCTTGCAGACCTTGGGCTATGCGGAGATCGGCGCTTACCTGGAGGGGCGGATCCCGGAAGCCGAACTGCAACCCCTGATTGTGCGGCGCACCCGCCAATTTGCCAAGCGGCAGATGACTTGGTTTCGAGCCATGCTGGGGATCCAAAAGGGCCATGCCTACGGCACCCTGTCGGGAAGGGGTCGATGCGTGGCCCTGTGGCTGGACTGCGAAGCTGAGGATTTGCCGGAGCAGATCTGGAAGCAGGTCAAGGCTTGGATGGCAGCTCCGACCACTGTTGAAACCAGTCCCGCCGCCGCTGAGCATCGGCTTTTCGATCCGTAA
- the rpe gene encoding ribulose-phosphate 3-epimerase, with the protein MVQPSATSGQKPIVIAPSILSADFSRLGEEVRAVDEAGADWIHVDVMDGRFVPNITIGPLVVEALRPVTAKPLDVHLMIVEPENYVADFAKAGADIISVHAESSSTIHLHRTLSQIKDLGKQAGVVLNPASPLELIQYVLDLVDLVLIMSVNPGFGGQSFIPAVVPKIRQLRAMCDERGLDPWIEVDGGIKASNAWQVIEAGANAIVAGSAVFKAKDYAEAIRSIRNSRRPELVTV; encoded by the coding sequence ATGGTGCAGCCGTCAGCGACCTCTGGGCAAAAGCCGATTGTGATCGCCCCTTCCATCCTTTCAGCCGATTTCAGCCGGTTGGGGGAGGAAGTACGGGCAGTGGATGAGGCGGGGGCCGACTGGATCCATGTGGATGTGATGGATGGCCGCTTTGTGCCCAACATCACCATCGGCCCGTTGGTGGTGGAAGCCCTGCGCCCGGTGACGGCCAAGCCCCTGGACGTCCACCTGATGATTGTAGAGCCGGAGAACTATGTGGCGGATTTTGCCAAGGCAGGGGCCGACATTATTTCCGTGCACGCAGAGTCCAGCTCCACCATTCACCTGCACCGCACCCTCAGCCAAATCAAGGATCTGGGCAAGCAAGCGGGCGTGGTGCTCAATCCGGCCAGCCCTTTGGAGCTGATCCAATACGTGCTGGATCTGGTGGATCTGGTGTTGATCATGAGTGTCAACCCCGGATTTGGCGGGCAAAGCTTCATTCCGGCAGTGGTGCCCAAAATTCGCCAGTTGCGGGCCATGTGCGATGAGCGGGGCCTGGATCCCTGGATCGAGGTGGATGGCGGCATCAAAGCCAGCAACGCTTGGCAGGTGATTGAAGCAGGAGCCAACGCCATTGTGGCCGGTTCGGCAGTGTTCAAAGCCAAAGACTATGCCGAAGCCATTCGCAGCATTCGCAACAGCCGCCGTCCCGAGCTGGTGACAGTTTGA
- a CDS encoding VOC family protein, which translates to MTTPRKPTYQHLHTALWVSDLARAEHFYGTVLGIPKVERLPFDFPGAWYQVGSSQIHLIVAEEPMDPRQRSGTGSSKWGRNPHVALGVDDLEAVKARLRQEGYEVQPSASGRAAVFVRDPDGNVIELSSISAT; encoded by the coding sequence ATGACTACTCCACGAAAGCCAACCTACCAGCACCTGCACACCGCCCTTTGGGTAAGCGATCTGGCCAGAGCCGAACATTTTTACGGGACAGTGCTTGGGATCCCCAAGGTGGAACGGTTGCCGTTTGACTTTCCCGGCGCTTGGTATCAAGTGGGTTCCTCCCAAATTCATTTAATCGTGGCCGAGGAGCCGATGGATCCACGGCAGCGAAGCGGAACGGGATCCTCAAAGTGGGGGCGTAATCCCCATGTGGCGCTGGGGGTAGATGACTTGGAAGCGGTGAAGGCTCGCCTGCGGCAGGAAGGGTATGAGGTGCAACCGAGCGCTTCCGGGCGAGCGGCAGTGTTCGTCCGGGATCCGGATGGGAATGTGATAGAGCTAAGCTCGATTAGCGCAACTTAG
- a CDS encoding NAD(P)H-hydrate dehydratase: MSHLPSAMPPVATALRSDMGSRCQFDPAISLVSSAQMQRIEEQIFSAGMPVAALMEKVGLAVVAQLQKDFPQAHRIGILCGTGHNGGDGLVVGRELWLAQKSVKVWLGKPDLKPLTADHARYLKALGAEFVESLEELADCDLLIDALFGIGLNRPLGEPWAGAVGWANGSGIPILSLDLPSGLNDQTGEVWGCCIRASHTYTLGLWKRGLWQEAALPWVGRLHRVDFGIPPWACPEDEVPRLLLRPWQHFPADPPLDTHKYRQGSLLLVAGSAAYAGAAVLAGLGSRASGVGMVTMAAPAELKGLIHSALPEVLVHAWEGIPSLPPVAEKPFQAVAVGPGLGETRLPLLEILLRDWAGIPWVIDADGLNALAEMGVERLQEKGIQAILTPHLGEFRRLFPGIPLGDRIEAAQRAAAQSGAVVVLKGARTVIASPTGECWVNPESTPALARGGSGDVLTGLIGGLVARRRAQAGQPLDAPALLSCACAGVWWHAQAAVHLAQERGLTGVDPARLAEHLPQALQALQQEEVVHTVSQAGE, from the coding sequence ATGAGCCATCTCCCCTCAGCAATGCCGCCGGTTGCAACAGCGTTGCGTAGCGATATGGGTTCTCGTTGCCAGTTCGATCCGGCCATCAGCCTGGTCAGTTCCGCACAGATGCAGCGCATTGAGGAGCAGATCTTCTCTGCCGGCATGCCCGTTGCCGCTCTGATGGAGAAGGTGGGGCTGGCCGTTGTTGCTCAGTTGCAGAAGGATTTTCCGCAAGCCCATCGCATTGGGATCCTCTGTGGGACAGGGCACAACGGTGGCGATGGGTTGGTGGTTGGGCGGGAGCTATGGCTGGCCCAAAAGTCGGTGAAGGTGTGGCTGGGCAAGCCGGATCTCAAACCCCTGACGGCAGACCACGCCCGCTATCTCAAGGCGCTGGGGGCAGAGTTTGTGGAGAGTCTTGAAGAGCTGGCCGATTGCGATTTGTTAATTGATGCCCTGTTTGGGATCGGTCTGAACCGGCCTTTGGGGGAGCCTTGGGCGGGGGCGGTGGGGTGGGCCAATGGCAGTGGGATCCCCATCCTCAGCCTGGATTTGCCGTCTGGCCTCAACGACCAAACCGGGGAAGTCTGGGGCTGCTGCATTCGCGCCAGCCATACCTATACCCTTGGCCTTTGGAAACGGGGGCTGTGGCAGGAAGCAGCTCTGCCTTGGGTAGGACGGTTACATCGCGTTGATTTTGGGATCCCCCCTTGGGCCTGCCCAGAGGATGAGGTTCCCCGGTTGTTGCTGCGGCCTTGGCAGCACTTTCCTGCGGATCCCCCTTTGGATACCCACAAATACCGCCAGGGATCCCTGTTGTTGGTGGCAGGCTCGGCAGCCTATGCTGGAGCAGCGGTGTTGGCGGGGCTGGGATCCCGCGCCAGCGGGGTGGGCATGGTGACGATGGCGGCGCCGGCGGAGTTGAAAGGACTGATCCACAGCGCCTTGCCAGAGGTTTTGGTTCATGCCTGGGAAGGGATCCCTTCTCTGCCGCCGGTTGCCGAGAAACCCTTTCAGGCGGTGGCCGTGGGGCCGGGCTTGGGAGAAACCCGTTTGCCCCTGCTGGAGATCCTGCTGCGGGATTGGGCCGGGATCCCCTGGGTGATCGATGCGGATGGGCTGAATGCTCTGGCGGAGATGGGGGTAGAGCGCCTTCAGGAAAAAGGGATCCAGGCCATCCTCACCCCCCACCTGGGGGAATTTCGGCGGCTTTTTCCGGGGATCCCGCTTGGGGATCGCATCGAGGCAGCCCAAAGGGCGGCAGCCCAGAGTGGAGCAGTGGTGGTTTTGAAAGGGGCGCGGACGGTGATCGCCTCTCCCACTGGGGAATGCTGGGTGAACCCGGAAAGCACACCGGCTTTGGCCCGCGGTGGCAGCGGCGATGTCTTGACCGGTTTGATCGGGGGCCTAGTGGCGCGAAGAAGAGCTCAAGCCGGTCAACCTTTGGACGCTCCCGCCCTGCTCAGTTGCGCCTGTGCGGGGGTGTGGTGGCATGCTCAGGCGGCTGTCCATCTGGCGCAAGAACGCGGCCTAACGGGAGTGGATCCGGCACGGCTGGCGGAGCATTTGCCCCAGGCGCTGCAAGCTCTTCAACAGGAGGAAGTTGTTCATACCGTGTCGCAGGCGGGTGAATAA
- a CDS encoding DUF4351 domain-containing protein, whose translation MGSLPEEVESQIRALPVERLEELGLALLEFQSLIDLTTWLDGFSH comes from the coding sequence ATGGGATCCCTGCCTGAGGAGGTGGAAAGTCAGATTCGCGCGTTGCCAGTGGAACGCTTAGAAGAGCTGGGTCTAGCCTTGCTGGAGTTCCAGTCGTTGATTGACCTCACCACCTGGCTTGATGGATTCAGCCATTAA
- a CDS encoding undecaprenyl-diphosphate phosphatase, whose amino-acid sequence MLLADTWYPNWWQALILGMVQGITEFLPISSTAHLRVFPALVGWPDAGASFTAVIQLGSLGAVLIYFASDLRQLILGSWKAWRERDFQQEPWRLSVGILVGTVPIVVAGWAIKAIWGSPPRQLWVIATAAIGLAVLLGWAEQTGKRQRDLHSLGIWDGIWVGLAQALSLIPGVSRSGSTLTAGLFLHLQRSAAARYSFLLGIPALFLAGVVEFISEFEAEALLPQGLGTLSAFVFSYLSIDWLIQFLQRSSTWLFIVYRIGFGLFIILGLALGFLRP is encoded by the coding sequence TTGTTGCTTGCTGACACCTGGTATCCCAATTGGTGGCAGGCTCTAATTTTGGGCATGGTGCAAGGGATCACCGAATTTCTGCCCATTAGCAGCACGGCCCATCTGCGGGTGTTTCCGGCTTTGGTGGGGTGGCCGGATGCGGGAGCTTCGTTTACGGCGGTGATCCAGTTGGGCAGTTTGGGGGCGGTGCTGATCTACTTTGCCTCTGACCTGCGCCAGTTGATCCTCGGCTCTTGGAAGGCTTGGCGAGAACGAGATTTTCAGCAGGAGCCTTGGCGGCTGTCGGTCGGGATCCTGGTGGGAACAGTGCCAATTGTGGTTGCCGGCTGGGCCATCAAGGCCATTTGGGGATCCCCGCCCCGCCAGTTGTGGGTGATCGCCACCGCAGCCATTGGCTTGGCTGTGTTGTTGGGCTGGGCAGAGCAAACGGGCAAACGCCAGCGAGACCTTCACAGCTTAGGCATTTGGGATGGGATCTGGGTAGGGCTGGCCCAAGCTTTGTCCCTGATCCCTGGGGTGTCGCGCTCCGGCTCGACGCTGACGGCAGGGCTGTTTCTCCATTTGCAGCGCTCGGCTGCCGCTCGCTACTCCTTCTTGCTGGGGATCCCGGCATTATTTTTGGCGGGGGTTGTGGAGTTTATCTCCGAGTTCGAGGCAGAGGCCCTGCTGCCGCAGGGGTTGGGGACGCTTTCGGCCTTCGTCTTTTCCTACTTGTCTATCGATTGGCTAATTCAGTTTTTGCAGCGCAGCAGCACCTGGCTGTTCATTGTTTATCGGATTGGCTTTGGCTTGTTTATTATCTTGGGTTTAGCGCTGGGGTTCCTAAGACCCTAA
- a CDS encoding DUF2808 domain-containing protein: protein MRLALAVLVMGSLGSLVMPHSAEAQSGLVITGSEGVPVLSYRLDFGGVRSRLDRYRLTIPPQNVAVAEVQINGDRNFDGRIDPESVRLEVEGRPVELDQVYWNEEFRSLEVVARQPIAAGQEIRLVLSNVRNPSSAGIYRVEARVRGTEPNPLFRNVGNWLITIEDPERIGF from the coding sequence ATGAGGCTGGCCTTGGCGGTTCTGGTGATGGGGAGCCTGGGATCCCTGGTGATGCCCCATTCTGCAGAGGCGCAGTCGGGTTTGGTGATCACCGGCAGTGAAGGGGTACCTGTCCTCAGCTATCGGCTCGATTTTGGCGGGGTTCGCAGTCGTTTGGATCGCTATCGCCTGACCATTCCCCCCCAGAATGTGGCGGTGGCAGAAGTGCAGATCAACGGGGACAGGAATTTCGATGGCCGCATCGATCCGGAAAGTGTCCGCCTGGAGGTAGAAGGCCGCCCTGTAGAGCTGGATCAAGTGTACTGGAACGAGGAGTTTCGCTCTCTAGAGGTGGTGGCCCGTCAACCCATTGCTGCCGGTCAGGAGATCCGTCTGGTGCTCTCCAATGTGCGCAACCCCTCGTCTGCCGGCATCTATCGGGTGGAGGCGCGGGTACGGGGTACGGAACCCAACCCCCTCTTCCGGAATGTGGGCAACTGGCTGATTACCATTGAAGACCCAGAGCGGATTGGCTTCTGA
- the psbZ gene encoding photosystem II reaction center protein PsbZ, translating to MMLVFQIALLVLVLYSLLLVVAVPVLYSSASDWSRAKNVILVGSLLWVLMVIGVGVLSFLK from the coding sequence ATGATGCTCGTTTTCCAAATTGCTTTGTTGGTGTTGGTGCTTTACAGCTTGCTCTTGGTGGTGGCGGTGCCAGTGCTCTACAGCTCAGCCAGCGACTGGAGCCGGGCCAAGAATGTGATTTTGGTGGGATCCCTGCTCTGGGTGCTGATGGTGATCGGGGTGGGGGTGCTGAGTTTCCTCAAGTGA
- a CDS encoding queuosine precursor transporter: protein MSERVFERAYRHLDAVTALFVAVLLISNIASTKIVLLGPFTFDGGTILFPLSYIFGDILTEVYGYARSRRVIWLGFLSAALMSVTFMIVGSLPAAPDWPYQEAYDQILGLTPRLVLASLIAYWGGSFANAYVLARMKVWTRGRWLWTRTIGSTLVGQAVDTGLFVTLAFWGVFPGLDSLILSNYVFKCAVEVAFTPLTYAITGWLKQQEQEDYFDVATDFNPFRLQPVSR from the coding sequence ATGTCTGAGAGGGTTTTTGAGCGAGCTTATCGGCACCTGGATGCGGTGACGGCTCTATTTGTGGCCGTGCTGCTGATTTCCAACATCGCCTCGACCAAGATCGTTCTTCTGGGGCCCTTTACCTTTGACGGGGGCACCATTCTCTTCCCCCTCAGCTATATCTTTGGCGACATCCTCACGGAGGTCTATGGCTATGCCCGCTCGCGACGGGTGATCTGGCTGGGATTTCTCTCGGCGGCCCTCATGTCGGTGACATTCATGATCGTGGGATCCCTGCCGGCCGCCCCCGACTGGCCCTATCAAGAAGCCTACGACCAGATTCTGGGCCTGACGCCCCGCCTTGTGCTGGCCAGCTTAATCGCCTATTGGGGAGGCAGCTTTGCCAACGCCTACGTACTGGCCCGCATGAAGGTGTGGACGCGGGGACGGTGGCTGTGGACACGCACCATCGGCTCTACCTTGGTGGGCCAAGCGGTGGACACGGGTCTGTTTGTCACTTTGGCTTTTTGGGGGGTGTTCCCTGGCCTGGACAGCTTAATACTCTCCAACTATGTATTCAAGTGTGCCGTTGAGGTGGCGTTTACGCCCCTGACCTATGCCATTACCGGCTGGCTAAAGCAGCAAGAACAAGAAGACTACTTCGATGTGGCAACCGACTTTAACCCCTTCCGCCTCCAGCCTGTATCCAGGTGA
- a CDS encoding response regulator: MTTKTVLVIDDSIMIRKMVASILADQFQVVEAKDGLTGLEAAKKHHPDLILLDFVMPKMDGYDTLQAIRREDSLKNTPIIMMSGLKEQVTARIPEPFVDFDFIEKPFEADALLALIQKVLQVAPAAAPEPGSETNTQLILNRLTAIETLLIQGTENLIQREVVARLSGINQRLARQESRSSNLEAQISKLAGEVERHAQGLALIVKELRQIRKLLGGS; this comes from the coding sequence ATGACAACCAAGACGGTGTTGGTCATTGACGATAGCATCATGATTCGCAAGATGGTGGCCAGCATCTTGGCCGATCAGTTCCAAGTGGTGGAGGCCAAAGACGGGTTGACAGGGCTGGAAGCGGCCAAAAAACATCACCCCGACCTGATCCTGCTGGATTTTGTCATGCCCAAGATGGATGGCTATGACACCTTGCAGGCCATCCGCCGCGAAGACAGTCTGAAAAATACTCCTATCATCATGATGTCGGGGCTGAAGGAACAGGTGACTGCCCGCATTCCTGAGCCCTTTGTCGATTTTGATTTCATCGAGAAACCGTTTGAGGCAGATGCCCTTTTGGCTCTTATCCAAAAGGTCCTCCAGGTTGCCCCTGCCGCTGCACCGGAGCCGGGATCCGAAACCAACACCCAACTGATTCTGAACCGGCTCACCGCCATCGAGACGCTGCTGATTCAAGGTACGGAAAACTTGATCCAGCGGGAGGTGGTGGCGCGGCTTTCTGGGATCAACCAACGCCTGGCGCGTCAGGAATCCCGCAGCAGCAATCTGGAGGCCCAGATCAGCAAGCTCGCCGGCGAAGTGGAGCGACATGCCCAGGGTTTGGCCTTGATCGTCAAGGAGCTGCGACAGATCCGTAAACTTCTAGGAGGATCCTGA
- a CDS encoding class I SAM-dependent methyltransferase encodes MSLQLSPELSLPIPSPVGEAAYRAFQWGKNIFGFAHKALSTQASDLMLSVLRDLQSFSSGRTPPPRAKVRVSADTLQVLRARYEQLLQADWQDAEAGYYPHALLFDNPWLDFARYYPQVWLDLPQITRRVHSKRYQEFSQDISTEGYPKYYLQNFHYQTNGYLSDSSAELYDLQVELLFGGTADAMRRRVIRLLKDALDPTLVSPHILDVACGTGRMLRLLRGSLPKAALYGLDLSPAYLRKANRLLQELPGELPQLIRANAEAMPYADATFDAVISVFLFHELPGPARQNVINEMSRVVKPGGVVVICDSVQLLDSPELKETMEAFMQTFHEPYYRDYIHDDLGVRLQQAGCAVLRRETHYVSAYTLARKG; translated from the coding sequence ATGAGCCTACAACTAAGTCCTGAGCTGTCGCTGCCGATCCCATCTCCAGTCGGAGAAGCTGCCTACCGCGCTTTTCAGTGGGGCAAAAACATCTTCGGCTTTGCCCACAAAGCGCTCTCCACCCAAGCTTCAGATCTGATGCTCTCCGTGCTCAGGGATCTGCAAAGCTTCTCCTCCGGGAGGACCCCGCCGCCGCGGGCCAAGGTGCGGGTGAGCGCTGACACGCTACAGGTGTTGCGGGCCCGTTACGAACAACTCCTGCAAGCGGACTGGCAAGATGCTGAGGCAGGGTACTACCCGCACGCGCTCCTGTTCGACAACCCCTGGCTGGACTTTGCCCGCTATTACCCACAGGTGTGGTTGGATTTGCCGCAAATTACTCGGCGGGTTCACAGCAAGCGTTACCAAGAGTTTTCTCAAGACATCTCCACCGAGGGCTATCCGAAATACTACCTGCAAAATTTTCATTACCAAACCAACGGCTACCTGAGCGACAGCTCGGCTGAGCTTTATGACCTGCAGGTGGAGCTGCTGTTTGGGGGCACAGCGGACGCGATGCGCCGTCGGGTGATTCGCCTGCTCAAAGATGCCTTGGATCCCACCTTGGTCAGCCCCCACATCCTCGATGTAGCTTGTGGCACGGGGCGGATGCTGCGCCTACTGCGGGGATCCCTGCCCAAAGCAGCTTTGTATGGCCTGGATCTTTCTCCTGCCTATCTGCGCAAGGCCAACCGACTGTTGCAGGAGCTGCCGGGGGAGCTGCCCCAGCTTATCCGCGCCAACGCCGAGGCCATGCCCTATGCCGATGCCACCTTTGACGCCGTCATCAGCGTTTTTCTCTTTCATGAGCTGCCTGGCCCGGCCAGACAAAATGTCATCAACGAGATGAGTCGGGTGGTGAAGCCAGGGGGCGTGGTGGTCATCTGCGACTCGGTGCAACTGCTGGATTCGCCAGAGCTGAAGGAGACGATGGAAGCCTTTATGCAAACCTTCCACGAACCCTACTACCGCGACTACATCCACGACGATCTGGGGGTGCGCCTGCAACAGGCAGGCTGTGCGGTGCTGCGCCGGGAGACTCACTATGTCAGCGCCTACACCCTAGCCCGTAAGGGTTGA
- a CDS encoding MgPME-cyclase complex family protein — MSAAEPTTYHFVVASLSFLRSEPLEEVLEERRRYCEEHHHPVDFFWVPQPAFMEAPELKPLRDKLKEPLGAVVSTNADFIRWLSLRLTFVEKGSFVAPSESIPDPLRSLSAAGS, encoded by the coding sequence ATGTCTGCTGCCGAACCGACTACCTATCATTTTGTCGTTGCCAGCCTGTCTTTCTTACGTTCTGAGCCTCTGGAAGAGGTGCTGGAGGAGCGTCGTCGATACTGCGAGGAGCACCATCACCCTGTCGATTTCTTCTGGGTGCCGCAGCCGGCCTTCATGGAGGCTCCAGAGTTAAAGCCCCTGCGGGACAAGTTGAAGGAGCCCCTGGGGGCAGTGGTATCCACCAACGCGGATTTTATTCGTTGGCTGAGCCTGCGCCTGACTTTTGTGGAAAAGGGCAGCTTTGTGGCTCCCAGCGAGTCGATCCCGGATCCCTTGCGCTCCTTGTCTGCCGCAGGAAGCTAG